The proteins below are encoded in one region of Flavobacterium nackdongense:
- a CDS encoding MFS transporter, translated as MKIQGMRWLILSLIVLVTIINILDRGTLNYMWQDGKDKTTGLVIQRGIASELHIINDGMSAEEQQQKSKEAFAWINITFMLAYGVSQLVSGAMYDRVGTRKGFTISALIWGGAIALTSIVTGVKQLAFFRVMLGLGEAGPWPGTTKSNAEWFPIKERAIAQGFFGAASSLGNILVPVIIPLLFLSYGWRATFVILGVICLLWIPLWMLVNKASMQNHPWVTETEKEYILNGQTEQPSAESKHIGISALVRDKKSYSVILSRFFLDPIWWMFMTWLPIYLQEVYQLNLQDVAAVAWIPFVGAAIGSLTGGWWAGKLISKGMPALKARKTTIAIGGALIVPGMIGAAFAPTGLSASIMLMLILGGFQFAMTNIQTLPSDFHSGKTVGTLAGLGGAAAVLGIVISTYLVPILTQSGSWIPFFAMGLLLIPLSISSIFVFSPKNKNKITNNDY; from the coding sequence ATGAAAATACAAGGAATGCGCTGGCTTATACTGAGCTTAATTGTTTTGGTTACCATCATCAACATTTTAGATCGTGGGACTTTAAATTATATGTGGCAGGATGGCAAAGACAAAACCACTGGGCTTGTCATACAACGAGGTATTGCTTCGGAATTGCACATTATCAACGATGGTATGTCGGCAGAGGAACAGCAACAAAAATCAAAAGAAGCATTTGCTTGGATCAACATCACTTTTATGTTGGCATATGGCGTGAGTCAGCTGGTATCGGGAGCGATGTATGACCGTGTGGGCACCCGCAAAGGTTTTACGATTTCTGCTTTAATTTGGGGCGGTGCGATTGCACTGACTTCGATAGTTACAGGAGTAAAACAATTGGCCTTTTTTAGAGTAATGCTTGGTTTGGGCGAAGCGGGTCCTTGGCCGGGAACCACCAAGTCGAACGCGGAATGGTTTCCTATCAAAGAAAGAGCCATAGCGCAAGGATTTTTTGGAGCAGCTTCCTCTTTGGGAAATATTTTGGTTCCCGTAATTATTCCGCTTCTATTTCTTTCTTATGGCTGGCGCGCTACTTTTGTGATTTTAGGAGTGATTTGTTTGCTTTGGATTCCGCTTTGGATGCTGGTGAATAAAGCTTCGATGCAAAATCATCCTTGGGTTACTGAAACTGAAAAAGAATACATTCTAAATGGTCAAACAGAGCAGCCCAGTGCCGAGAGTAAACACATTGGCATCAGTGCTTTAGTTCGAGACAAAAAAAGCTATTCTGTGATCCTAAGTCGTTTTTTCCTAGACCCCATTTGGTGGATGTTTATGACTTGGTTGCCTATTTATTTGCAAGAAGTCTATCAATTGAATCTGCAAGATGTTGCTGCCGTAGCTTGGATTCCGTTTGTGGGTGCTGCCATAGGAAGTCTGACTGGCGGATGGTGGGCAGGAAAATTGATAAGCAAGGGAATGCCGGCCTTGAAAGCCCGAAAAACAACCATTGCGATAGGTGGAGCGTTAATCGTTCCCGGAATGATTGGGGCAGCCTTCGCTCCCACTGGCTTATCCGCTTCAATAATGTTGATGCTGATATTGGGCGGTTTTCAGTTTGCGATGACTAATATTCAAACCTTGCCGAGCGACTTTCATTCCGGAAAAACTGTCGGAACATTGGCAGGATTAGGCGGAGCTGCGGCTGTGCTTGGCATCGTCATTTCCACTTATCTTGTGCCCATCTTAACCCAAAGCGGAAGCTGGATTCCATTCTTTGCTATGGGACTTTTACTCATTCCGCTTTCGATCAGTTCCATTTTCGTATTTAGTCCAAAAAATAAAAATAAAATCACAAATAATGACTACTAA
- a CDS encoding type I phosphomannose isomerase catalytic subunit gives MTTNQLAQLAQTPLKQKDNRVWRTYSGGALIDHWKLVSEEFDGSFPEEWIMSAIAARGKNRPANEGLTILNTPYGKLELKELIALNKELFLGKKIAEKYGTTGVLIKMLDSKERLTIQVHPDKQYAQTMLNSPFGKTESWYILGGREIDGKKSTIYLGFKEGVTPEIWSELFRTQNIEGMLDCLHQFEIQPGDAFMIYGGVPHAIGSGCFLLEVQEPTDYTMRVEKITPGGLTISDELIHQGVGEKNMLDCFHYDGCSFEEASTRWKITPQTLESSDHHSLKTIFNESHTDCFGLNELDLDGSFELKGNGSFFVAVIYFGEGEIFCGGKSYSFSQGDELFFSAAIEKVIWKTSKPSKILLCYPPN, from the coding sequence ATGACTACTAATCAGTTAGCCCAACTGGCTCAAACCCCTTTAAAACAAAAAGACAACCGCGTTTGGCGCACCTATTCCGGTGGTGCCTTGATAGATCATTGGAAATTAGTCTCTGAAGAATTCGATGGCAGTTTTCCAGAAGAATGGATTATGTCTGCCATCGCTGCCCGCGGCAAAAATAGACCTGCAAACGAAGGGTTAACTATTTTGAATACGCCATACGGCAAATTGGAATTGAAAGAATTGATTGCTTTGAATAAAGAACTTTTTCTAGGTAAAAAAATTGCTGAAAAATACGGTACAACTGGGGTTCTCATCAAAATGTTGGACTCCAAAGAACGCCTAACCATACAAGTTCATCCCGATAAGCAGTATGCGCAAACGATGCTCAACTCACCTTTTGGCAAAACTGAATCTTGGTATATTTTGGGAGGTCGAGAAATCGACGGAAAAAAAAGCACGATTTATCTCGGTTTTAAAGAAGGTGTAACTCCTGAAATCTGGAGCGAACTTTTCAGAACTCAGAATATTGAGGGTATGCTCGATTGCTTGCATCAATTTGAAATACAGCCGGGCGACGCTTTTATGATTTATGGAGGCGTTCCGCACGCCATCGGTAGTGGCTGCTTTTTATTAGAAGTCCAAGAACCCACGGATTACACAATGCGGGTTGAAAAAATAACTCCGGGCGGACTTACGATTAGCGACGAACTAATTCATCAGGGCGTTGGAGAAAAAAATATGTTAGACTGTTTTCATTATGACGGCTGCTCTTTTGAAGAAGCTTCCACAAGATGGAAAATAACACCGCAAACCCTTGAGTCCTCTGACCATCATTCACTTAAAACCATTTTCAACGAAAGCCATACGGATTGTTTTGGGCTCAACGAACTGGACTTGGATGGTTCATTTGAATTAAAAGGAAATGGAAGTTTTTTTGTCGCGGTAATTTACTTTGGAGAAGGAGAAATTTTTTGCGGCGGCAAAAGCTATTCCTTTTCGCAAGGCGATGAACTATTCTTTTCGGCCGCTATCGAAAAAGTGATTTGGAAGACTTCGAAACCATCCAAAATTTTACTATGTTATCCTCCAAATTAA
- a CDS encoding sulfatase-like hydrolase/transferase: MNRSISRIISTLMALQLSFFFTGFVTIDPPKNPNVIFILVDDLGYSELNCYGNKFNETPSIDKMASGGLRFTNAYESAPVCSPSRASLMTGQHPARIGITDYLRPHGDQHLSEDLVTLAEVFKTKGYQTGMIGKWHLSGYAKNGAKESGPEKHGFNEVILNENRGISGGSYFFPYHFNQEVKQKIFPIEHLTDRQNLEAVEFIDRNNPQKTGKPFFLYLSHYAVHTNLNGKPEYVDYFSKKTGAGLSPISNRNNVHLAAQLKSVDDGVEMIMKKLQETNQLDNTIVIFMSDNGGETNVTSNAPLRAGKSSVYEGGIRVPLIVWWKEGIKISSDVNQMVTNMDFFSTFCEMIGYDISKLQVQDGKSMLALWKNPKSKNEVHQSLFWHYPLQAPHFLGGFSGGAIRKGSFKLVEDYTSKKTALYNLSTDIGESKDLAAEMPGKQKELYADLVQWRNSLSLTASGHIKDRKPETAFPEPYGPEISLNINNKIVPWMNYGVTKTSDGKLVFNGNRNFLNLLHLYIPDVTAKSVVMSATVESSCQNGVIIAHGEEVFGLSVYLKEGKLWYSVRKYGVLTTLKTPEKIPSNFSFKAELLKNGQMSLYVNGKLIDSENIGESLPIPPDDPISIGTDFRRLIGEYEAENYFKGSISELKFMVN, translated from the coding sequence ATGAATAGAAGTATTAGTAGAATTATATCCACTTTAATGGCGCTCCAATTGAGTTTTTTTTTCACAGGATTTGTAACGATTGACCCTCCCAAGAATCCCAATGTAATATTCATTTTGGTAGACGATCTGGGCTATTCGGAGCTTAATTGTTATGGAAATAAATTCAATGAAACGCCCAGCATTGATAAAATGGCAAGTGGTGGTTTGCGTTTTACCAATGCTTATGAATCAGCGCCCGTTTGTTCACCATCAAGGGCGAGTTTAATGACCGGTCAGCATCCCGCCCGAATAGGAATAACCGATTATTTGCGTCCGCACGGTGACCAGCATTTATCCGAAGATCTAGTGACACTAGCCGAAGTTTTTAAAACAAAAGGATACCAAACGGGTATGATTGGGAAATGGCATCTTTCTGGCTATGCCAAAAATGGAGCTAAAGAATCAGGACCAGAAAAACACGGTTTTAACGAAGTTATTTTGAATGAAAATAGGGGGATTTCTGGGGGGAGTTATTTTTTTCCGTACCATTTTAATCAGGAAGTGAAACAGAAAATATTTCCAATCGAACATCTTACCGATAGGCAAAATTTAGAAGCAGTGGAGTTTATTGACAGAAACAACCCTCAAAAAACCGGAAAACCATTTTTTCTGTATTTGAGTCATTATGCTGTACATACCAATCTAAATGGAAAACCTGAATATGTTGATTATTTTTCGAAGAAAACCGGTGCAGGTTTGTCACCGATTTCAAATCGAAATAATGTGCACTTGGCGGCACAATTAAAATCTGTCGATGATGGAGTCGAGATGATTATGAAAAAGCTCCAAGAGACCAACCAGCTCGACAATACAATTGTGATTTTTATGTCAGATAACGGAGGCGAGACCAATGTGACATCTAATGCGCCACTCCGAGCAGGTAAAAGTTCGGTCTACGAAGGGGGAATTAGAGTTCCACTTATCGTTTGGTGGAAAGAGGGAATCAAAATCAGCTCGGATGTAAATCAAATGGTTACGAATATGGATTTCTTCTCCACTTTTTGCGAAATGATAGGTTACGATATTTCAAAATTGCAAGTCCAAGATGGAAAGTCGATGCTCGCGTTATGGAAAAATCCAAAATCCAAAAATGAAGTTCACCAATCTTTATTTTGGCATTATCCGCTTCAAGCACCGCACTTTTTGGGAGGTTTCAGCGGGGGGGCAATTCGCAAAGGGAGTTTTAAATTGGTAGAAGATTATACATCGAAAAAAACAGCTCTTTATAATTTATCAACCGATATTGGCGAAAGCAAAGATCTCGCAGCTGAAATGCCCGGCAAACAAAAGGAATTGTATGCCGATTTGGTGCAGTGGCGCAACAGTCTTAGTTTGACTGCTTCGGGTCACATCAAGGACCGCAAACCCGAGACCGCATTCCCAGAACCTTATGGGCCTGAAATAAGCCTCAATATCAACAATAAAATTGTTCCTTGGATGAATTATGGGGTTACCAAAACATCCGATGGAAAGCTGGTTTTCAATGGAAATCGTAATTTTCTGAATTTATTGCATCTCTACATTCCAGATGTAACCGCAAAATCGGTTGTGATGAGTGCCACAGTTGAAAGTAGTTGTCAAAATGGTGTCATCATTGCGCACGGAGAGGAAGTGTTCGGACTTTCGGTTTATCTCAAAGAAGGAAAACTTTGGTATAGCGTTCGAAAATACGGTGTGTTGACGACATTAAAAACACCAGAAAAAATTCCATCAAATTTCAGTTTTAAAGCCGAATTACTCAAAAATGGTCAGATGTCACTTTATGTTAATGGTAAATTAATAGACTCCGAAAACATAGGAGAATCTCTGCCTATACCACCTGATGACCCGATAAGCATTGGTACCGATTTCAGGAGATTAATTGGTGAATATGAAGCAGAGAATTATTTTAAAGGTAGTATTTCTGAACTGAAATTTATGGTGAATTGA
- a CDS encoding hybrid sensor histidine kinase/response regulator transcription factor produces the protein MKNYYFFGLLLFFGATLSLQAQGIDDKQYTLKFQHFTSSRGLSQRSVMAILQDKKGYVWFGTRDGLNKFDGNKFVIYRHRSDDKNSLSNNYIQTLYQDAKGNLWIGTQNGLNKYNPELNNFVQYQYSNAKSSIQSNIIWDIIQLDAYTLWIATSEGISQVDTRTKIITKLKKSTSTSRFLKDNTRDFLKTKDGNLWICSTQDIVVYDPRKGFVKKYDFPINKSLGKYSQDRPTLFQDSKNNIWLGYEKGLAKFNPKTKLFIDYEFQGKKAIATAIRSITEDLSGNLWVGSYSGIYIINAENTVIRNIVHDEKDDASLSQNSIYKIICDSRGDMWIGTWGDGVDYFNKDNDVFKEISFGDTNTKLNYKIVSGMTEDKNGNLWIGTEGGGLNFYDRKSKKFSYFKHNSNAKNSISANNIKSVITATDGTIWVGIHDGGVNYFNPNQLPPQFNKIDFPNAIETSLQSYKVLTLLEDVEGKIWIGTLTGGLLVYDKQSKILSRIDRDSRTVMSIVQTRKPGFLLVGGSNGVQKINIYTKERTLIPIEKKDNDKNPFLYVNSIYIDNFNHYWIGTEGQGLFLYNPQRRETKNFGIKEGLPNDIIYGVLSDNNGNMWISTNYGISRLNVLSNQIKNYNQWDGLQGNEFNYGSFLKTRNNELFFGGTNGITYFNPSDIRKNTFVPTIDINNIDVNNEPHLKITDATSEITLKYDENNFSIDFTALNYRQPEKNEFAYILEGNDSKWNYVGNQRQAVYTNIAEGNYVFKVRGSNNDGVWNEEGDLIKIKILPAPWKTWWAYIIYLSIAFVVLSYIRKILLLRIKEKNELKKERLEKEKLEEINELKLRLFTNVSHDFRTPLTLIIAPLEKMIEEKMGNSYIRQQHDIMYRNSRMLLQLINQILDFRKSDSGKLSLLASKNDIVPFIEDIKKSFEGLAKEKHINFQFNTSHKSIELWFDRDKMKKILFNLLSNAFKFTADNNDIIINVTKNIKKDDDVNVKYVKIDVINFVNVIPAEHIKQIFERFYQLDQKKMELGSGIGLSLTKSLVNLHKGDIVVNSSETDGTCFSVYLKQGKKHLLESECINEMEAAEGSDFFIDLNVKPRKQVIEDFKADTIEKKQSETLLIVEDNLDLQTFIKELFASKYNVFTAENGEQAIAIAHKNAIDLIISDIQMPIMDGFELCKNIKTTLITSHIPVLLLTAKTSPTNQEEGYAIGADSYITKPFKSSILITRVDNLLKTRANLINKFKKDILLEPKNLTVTSADEVFLETAIAIVEKNITNQDFDTKIFIEEMNMSRTVLYTKLKALTGQNLSEFIRMIRLKKAGQLLVQTQMNISQIAFEVGFNDLKYFRECFKELYELTPTEYKRKMSSENE, from the coding sequence ATGAAGAATTACTACTTTTTTGGTTTACTACTTTTTTTCGGAGCGACTTTATCCCTGCAAGCGCAAGGGATTGATGACAAACAATATACTTTAAAATTTCAACATTTCACTTCGTCAAGAGGACTTTCTCAAAGGTCTGTCATGGCAATTTTACAAGATAAAAAAGGCTATGTTTGGTTTGGAACCAGAGACGGACTGAATAAATTTGACGGAAATAAATTTGTTATTTACAGACACCGTTCCGATGACAAAAATAGTTTAAGCAACAATTATATTCAAACCTTATACCAAGATGCGAAAGGGAATTTGTGGATAGGCACTCAAAACGGATTGAATAAGTACAATCCAGAATTAAATAATTTTGTTCAATATCAATATTCCAATGCGAAGAGCTCCATTCAATCCAATATCATCTGGGATATCATTCAGCTGGACGCATACACGCTATGGATTGCTACAAGTGAAGGAATTAGTCAGGTAGATACTAGGACAAAAATAATTACTAAGTTAAAAAAATCAACCTCAACCTCTCGATTTTTAAAGGATAATACCCGTGATTTCTTGAAAACTAAAGATGGGAATTTGTGGATTTGCAGTACCCAAGACATAGTAGTTTATGATCCCCGTAAAGGATTTGTAAAGAAATATGATTTTCCGATAAACAAAAGTTTAGGCAAATATTCGCAAGATCGCCCGACACTATTTCAAGACAGTAAAAACAACATTTGGTTAGGATATGAAAAAGGCTTAGCTAAATTCAACCCAAAAACTAAACTTTTTATAGATTATGAGTTTCAAGGAAAAAAAGCAATAGCTACCGCCATTCGAAGCATTACTGAAGATCTTTCAGGAAATTTATGGGTTGGATCTTATTCGGGAATCTATATTATCAATGCCGAAAATACAGTCATTAGGAATATTGTTCACGATGAAAAGGACGATGCCAGCCTAAGTCAAAATTCAATCTATAAAATAATTTGCGACTCCAGAGGCGATATGTGGATAGGAACCTGGGGCGACGGCGTGGATTATTTTAATAAAGATAACGACGTTTTCAAAGAAATTTCTTTTGGCGATACCAATACCAAGCTCAACTACAAAATTGTAAGCGGTATGACCGAAGACAAAAATGGCAATTTATGGATTGGTACCGAGGGCGGCGGATTGAATTTTTACGATAGAAAGTCCAAAAAATTCAGCTACTTTAAGCACAACTCAAATGCTAAAAATAGCATCAGTGCCAATAATATAAAATCAGTCATAACTGCCACAGATGGCACTATTTGGGTAGGAATTCACGATGGTGGAGTCAATTATTTCAATCCAAATCAACTTCCGCCTCAATTCAACAAAATTGATTTTCCAAATGCCATTGAAACTTCACTCCAATCCTATAAGGTGTTAACTCTTTTAGAGGATGTTGAGGGGAAAATTTGGATTGGGACTTTAACCGGTGGGCTATTGGTATATGATAAGCAAAGTAAAATACTCTCGCGTATCGATCGCGATTCGCGTACGGTAATGAGTATCGTTCAAACCAGAAAGCCTGGATTTTTATTAGTTGGAGGTAGTAATGGGGTTCAAAAAATAAATATCTACACTAAAGAACGTACACTTATTCCTATTGAGAAAAAAGACAATGACAAAAATCCATTTTTGTATGTCAACAGTATTTATATCGATAATTTCAATCACTATTGGATTGGTACCGAAGGTCAAGGTTTGTTTTTGTACAACCCACAAAGGCGCGAAACCAAAAATTTCGGAATTAAGGAAGGTTTGCCCAATGATATCATCTATGGCGTTTTGTCGGACAACAACGGGAATATGTGGATCAGCACCAATTATGGCATCAGTCGATTAAATGTATTATCCAATCAAATCAAAAATTATAATCAATGGGATGGTCTTCAAGGTAATGAATTCAATTATGGTTCCTTTTTAAAAACCAGAAATAATGAATTGTTTTTTGGGGGTACAAATGGAATTACCTACTTCAACCCAAGTGATATTCGAAAAAACACCTTCGTTCCCACGATCGACATCAATAACATCGATGTCAACAACGAACCGCATCTAAAAATTACAGATGCAACCTCCGAAATCACTCTTAAATACGATGAAAATAATTTCAGTATTGACTTCACAGCATTAAATTACAGACAACCTGAAAAAAATGAGTTTGCTTACATTTTAGAGGGTAACGATTCAAAATGGAATTATGTGGGCAATCAGCGACAAGCTGTATATACCAATATCGCGGAAGGGAATTATGTATTTAAAGTTAGAGGTTCTAATAATGATGGAGTTTGGAATGAAGAAGGAGATTTAATAAAAATAAAGATTTTACCCGCTCCCTGGAAAACCTGGTGGGCTTATATTATTTATTTATCCATTGCTTTTGTAGTCTTGTCCTACATCAGAAAAATACTGTTGCTTCGAATCAAAGAAAAAAATGAATTGAAGAAAGAGCGCTTAGAAAAAGAAAAACTAGAAGAAATCAACGAATTGAAATTGCGATTGTTTACGAATGTATCGCACGATTTTCGAACACCGTTGACTTTGATTATTGCTCCCCTAGAAAAAATGATCGAAGAAAAAATGGGCAATAGTTATATTCGTCAGCAACACGATATTATGTATCGCAACTCTAGAATGCTGCTTCAACTCATCAATCAGATACTCGATTTTAGAAAAAGTGATTCCGGTAAATTGTCTTTGTTAGCATCCAAAAATGATATCGTCCCGTTTATTGAAGACATCAAAAAATCCTTCGAAGGATTGGCCAAAGAGAAACATATTAATTTTCAATTTAATACCTCTCATAAAAGTATCGAACTTTGGTTTGACAGAGACAAAATGAAAAAGATTTTATTCAATTTATTATCCAATGCCTTCAAATTTACCGCCGATAATAATGATATCATCATCAATGTTACGAAAAATATTAAAAAAGACGACGATGTAAATGTAAAATATGTAAAGATTGATGTCATCAACTTCGTCAATGTAATTCCGGCTGAGCATATTAAACAAATTTTTGAGCGTTTCTACCAACTCGACCAAAAGAAGATGGAATTAGGGTCTGGAATAGGATTGTCATTAACCAAAAGCCTCGTCAATCTGCACAAAGGCGACATCGTGGTCAACAGTTCAGAAACAGATGGAACTTGTTTTAGTGTCTATTTAAAACAAGGAAAAAAACATTTGTTAGAAAGTGAATGTATCAACGAGATGGAAGCCGCTGAAGGCAGTGATTTTTTCATCGATTTAAATGTAAAGCCGCGAAAACAAGTTATCGAAGATTTTAAAGCCGACACCATCGAAAAGAAACAGTCCGAAACCTTATTGATAGTTGAGGATAATCTCGATTTACAAACCTTTATCAAAGAATTATTTGCCTCCAAGTACAATGTTTTTACGGCAGAAAACGGAGAACAAGCCATCGCTATCGCACATAAAAACGCGATCGATTTGATAATCAGTGATATTCAAATGCCAATTATGGACGGATTTGAATTGTGTAAAAACATCAAAACCACTTTAATAACGAGTCATATTCCAGTGCTGTTGCTAACGGCCAAAACCTCGCCAACCAACCAAGAGGAGGGATATGCTATTGGCGCAGATTCCTATATTACAAAACCTTTCAAGTCGAGTATTTTAATCACTAGAGTGGATAATTTATTAAAAACGAGAGCCAACTTGATTAACAAATTTAAAAAAGACATTCTTTTAGAACCTAAAAATTTGACCGTGACCTCGGCCGATGAGGTTTTTCTGGAAACAGCGATCGCTATTGTTGAGAAAAACATTACCAACCAAGATTTTGACACCAAAATCTTCATCGAAGAGATGAATATGAGTCGTACTGTCTTATATACCAAATTGAAAGCGCTAACCGGGCAAAATCTATCGGAATTTATTCGAATGATTCGACTTAAAAAAGCGGGACAATTACTGGTGCAAACACAAATGAATATTTCTCAAATCGCATTCGAAGTCGGATTTAATGACTTAAAATATTTTAGAGAATGTTTTAAAGAATTGTACGAACTGACCCCAACAGAATATAAAAGAAAAATGAGTAGTGAAAATGAATAA
- a CDS encoding aldose epimerase family protein, which produces MMKYKIVFLVVLVYFNVQGQKTNTIIELKAKNFETQLDGKMTGLYTLKNKKGMIVQITNYGARVVSLWVPDRKGNFQDVVWGFESIGEYLTASDIYCGPIVGRFGNRIDKGKFVLNDKKYELTLNNNGNHLHGGTNGFYAKVWDAKLVTIEGNEALELTYFSKDGEEGYPGNLTIKVTYIVTADNSLKLQYSATTDKTTIINPTSHCYFNLSGTSKNTILKHVLSINAQQFTPTNAELIPTGELRNLKGTPLDFNTPTAIGDRIDNKYEQLVFGKGYDHNFVINKPLGRYGKIAEIYSPESGVLMTVHSDQPGVQFYSGNFMKGNLIGKRGDDHNYRTGFALETQNFPDAPNHPNFPSATLEPKQNYTQTTSYTFGIIK; this is translated from the coding sequence ATGATGAAGTATAAAATAGTGTTTTTGGTAGTGCTAGTATATTTTAATGTACAGGGTCAAAAAACGAATACAATTATAGAATTAAAGGCCAAAAATTTTGAAACACAACTGGACGGCAAAATGACTGGTCTCTATACCTTAAAAAATAAAAAAGGGATGATCGTGCAAATTACCAATTATGGTGCACGTGTAGTTTCGTTATGGGTTCCTGACCGAAAAGGCAATTTTCAGGATGTGGTTTGGGGATTTGAGTCCATTGGTGAATATTTGACTGCATCTGATATCTACTGCGGTCCTATTGTGGGACGTTTTGGGAACAGAATCGACAAAGGCAAATTTGTATTGAATGATAAAAAGTATGAATTGACACTGAACAATAATGGCAATCATCTGCACGGAGGAACCAATGGTTTTTATGCTAAAGTTTGGGACGCGAAGCTAGTGACAATAGAGGGTAACGAAGCTTTAGAATTGACCTATTTTTCAAAAGATGGAGAGGAAGGATATCCAGGAAATCTAACGATTAAGGTGACTTATATCGTTACTGCTGACAACAGTTTAAAGCTGCAATATTCGGCTACAACAGATAAAACGACCATTATAAATCCAACAAGTCATTGCTATTTTAATTTATCGGGAACGTCTAAAAATACTATTTTGAAACACGTCCTGTCCATCAATGCGCAGCAATTTACTCCTACCAATGCGGAATTGATTCCAACAGGCGAATTGCGAAATCTAAAAGGAACTCCATTAGATTTTAATACTCCTACTGCCATTGGCGATAGAATTGACAATAAATACGAACAATTGGTTTTTGGAAAAGGATATGATCATAATTTTGTGATTAATAAACCGCTGGGTCGTTACGGTAAAATAGCTGAGATTTATTCTCCCGAATCAGGAGTATTGATGACGGTGCATTCAGATCAGCCAGGTGTTCAATTTTATAGTGGTAATTTTATGAAGGGTAATTTGATTGGAAAAAGGGGCGATGATCACAATTATAGAACCGGTTTTGCATTAGAAACGCAAAATTTTCCAGATGCTCCAAATCATCCTAATTTTCCATCAGCTACATTAGAACCGAAACAAAACTACACACAAACAACTAGTTATACTTTTGGTATTATCAAATAA
- a CDS encoding glycoside hydrolase family 88 protein, whose translation MKVTISKAVILSLVLILSACKTAEFSEKTLKESEEQLTPLRTISVKENKIPRTIEKDGKIRWVLEGYDWTKGFWPGVCWMQYENTLDPKWKEAAELNQKIFLADKDLTNDHDLGFLFNNSYGKAYKITNDPKYRQVLIDASNSLITRFNKNVGCIQSWDLKDNWQSKKGWSFPVIIDNMMNLEMLFEVSILTGDDKYKNIAITHANTTMKNHFRPDGSSYHVVDYNPQTGSVNSKITAQGYADESAWARGQAWGLYAYTMCYRYTKDKKYLDFAEKIAKFILTNPNYPQDGVPYWDFNAPNIPNAPRDASSGAILASGLIELSTYTNDKYLKQATHILKSLASDNYTAKLGENGHFVLKNSVGSLPMGNEVSVPLNYADYYYIEALMELKKRGI comes from the coding sequence ATGAAAGTTACAATTAGTAAGGCGGTAATTCTATCACTAGTTTTGATTCTATCTGCTTGTAAAACTGCCGAGTTTAGTGAGAAAACATTAAAAGAAAGCGAAGAACAGTTGACTCCTTTACGCACCATCTCGGTCAAAGAAAATAAAATACCCAGAACCATAGAAAAAGATGGTAAAATACGCTGGGTGTTAGAAGGCTATGATTGGACCAAAGGTTTTTGGCCTGGCGTTTGCTGGATGCAATATGAAAATACTTTGGACCCCAAATGGAAAGAAGCAGCTGAATTAAACCAAAAAATATTTTTAGCCGATAAAGATCTTACCAATGATCATGATTTGGGTTTCCTATTCAATAATTCATACGGCAAAGCTTATAAAATTACCAATGACCCAAAGTACAGACAAGTGCTGATTGACGCATCCAACTCATTGATTACACGTTTTAACAAAAATGTAGGCTGTATTCAAAGTTGGGACCTCAAAGACAACTGGCAAAGTAAGAAAGGTTGGAGTTTTCCAGTAATTATCGACAATATGATGAACCTTGAAATGTTGTTTGAAGTATCGATTCTAACCGGTGACGATAAATACAAGAACATAGCAATCACTCACGCCAATACTACCATGAAAAATCATTTTAGACCTGATGGTAGTTCCTATCACGTAGTAGATTACAATCCACAAACAGGAAGCGTAAATAGTAAAATTACTGCTCAGGGATATGCCGACGAAAGTGCTTGGGCTAGGGGTCAAGCTTGGGGTCTGTATGCTTACACGATGTGCTACCGCTATACTAAAGATAAAAAATACCTAGATTTTGCAGAGAAAATTGCTAAATTTATTTTGACCAATCCGAACTACCCACAAGATGGCGTTCCGTATTGGGATTTTAATGCTCCCAATATTCCGAACGCTCCCAGAGACGCCTCATCGGGTGCTATTCTAGCTTCCGGTTTAATTGAGCTAAGTACCTACACCAATGACAAATATTTGAAACAAGCGACACATATTTTAAAGTCTTTGGCCTCGGATAATTATACCGCAAAATTGGGCGAAAATGGTCATTTTGTTTTGAAAAATAGTGTGGGTAGTCTGCCTATGGGCAATGAAGTTAGCGTTCCACTCAACTATGCCGATTACTACTATATTGAAGCGCTGATGGAGTTAAAAAAACGAGGTATTTAA